The sequence CGACCAACTAAGCGACTGCGTTATCGGGCCTTACGGCGGGAGAATTACTCAAAATGGCGGCCTCTGTTGAAACCCTCAAGACAGTCGACGAAGTCTCGGGTCGGGACTACAAGTACGGCTTCTTCACCGATATCGAGTCCGAATTCGCGCCCAAAGGGCTCAACACCGATATCGTCCGCTTTATCTCGGCCAAAAAGGAAGAGCCCCAATGGTTGCTGGATTGGCGGTTGAAGGCGTTCGATTTGTGGCTGAAGTCGGCCTCGGAAGAGCCCAAATGGGCGAATGTCCGCTACGCGCCGATCGATTTTCAGGACGCCTACTATTACGCCGCGCCGAAACAGACGGAGAAGCCGAAGAGCCTCGAGGAAGTCGATCCCGAGTTGCTCGAGACCTATGAAAAACTTGGTATTCCATTGAAGGAGCAGGAAATGCTGGCGGGCGTCGCGGTCGACGCCGTTTTCGACAGTGTTTCGGTGGCGACGACATTCAAGAAAAAGCTCAAGGAAGTCGGCGTCATCTTCTGTTCGATCTCGGAAGCGGTCGCCAATCATCCGGAGCTGGTGCGGAAGTACCTCGGCAGCGTCGTTCCGTATGCCGATAACTTTTACGCCACGTTGAATTCCGCCGTCTTCAGCGACGGCTCCTTCGTCTACATCCCGAAGGGAGTTCGCTGCCCGATGGAGCTTTCCACCTATTTTCGCATCAACGCGGCGGAGACCGGACAGTTCGAGCGCACCCTCATCATCGCCGACGAGGGTAGCTATGTGAGCTACCTCGAAGGCTGCACGGCGCCCATGCGGAGCGAGCACCAGCTCCATGCGGCGGTGGTCGAGCTGGTCGCCCTCGAGGACGCCGAGATTCGCTATGCGACGGTTCAGAACTGGTACCCGGGCGACAAGGAAGGGCGCGGCGGAATCTTCAATTTCGTCACCAAACGCGGCGCCTGCCGCGGCGCGCGATCGCGCATTTCATGGACCCAGGTCGAAACCGGGTCCGCGATCACGTGGAAATACCCGAGCGTGATCCTGCAAGGCGACGATTCGGTCGGCGAGTTCTATTCGGTGGCGCTGACCAGCAACTTTCAGCAGGCCGACACCGGCACCAAGATGATCCACATCGGCAAGAACACCCGCAGCACAGTGATCTCCAAGGGGATCTCGGCCGGCCGCGGGCAACAGACCTACCGCGGCTTGGTGCGGGTCCTGGGCGGAGCAGACAGGGCGCGCAACTACACCCAATGCGATTCGCTGCTGATCGGTGACAAATGCGGTGGCCATACGGTGCCCTATATCGAGGTCAAGAATCGCAGCGCGCGGGTCGAGCACGAAGCGACGACGTCGAAGATCAGCGACGATCAATTGTTTTACTGCCGCCAGCGCGGCCTGTCCGACGAAGAGGCGGTGTCCCTGATCGTCAACGGCTTTTGCAAGGAAGTGATGCAGAAACTGCCGATGGAATTCGCCGTCGAGGCTCAGAAACTGCTTGGTATCAGCCTCGAGGGCGCGGTCGGCTGACCGCTTCGACGACAAACCCCCAGCGCGGAGATTAATGATCACCCATGCTTGAAATACGCG is a genomic window of Alphaproteobacteria bacterium containing:
- the sufB gene encoding Fe-S cluster assembly protein SufB: MAASVETLKTVDEVSGRDYKYGFFTDIESEFAPKGLNTDIVRFISAKKEEPQWLLDWRLKAFDLWLKSASEEPKWANVRYAPIDFQDAYYYAAPKQTEKPKSLEEVDPELLETYEKLGIPLKEQEMLAGVAVDAVFDSVSVATTFKKKLKEVGVIFCSISEAVANHPELVRKYLGSVVPYADNFYATLNSAVFSDGSFVYIPKGVRCPMELSTYFRINAAETGQFERTLIIADEGSYVSYLEGCTAPMRSEHQLHAAVVELVALEDAEIRYATVQNWYPGDKEGRGGIFNFVTKRGACRGARSRISWTQVETGSAITWKYPSVILQGDDSVGEFYSVALTSNFQQADTGTKMIHIGKNTRSTVISKGISAGRGQQTYRGLVRVLGGADRARNYTQCDSLLIGDKCGGHTVPYIEVKNRSARVEHEATTSKISDDQLFYCRQRGLSDEEAVSLIVNGFCKEVMQKLPMEFAVEAQKLLGISLEGAVG